In Pantoea agglomerans, the genomic stretch AACATTCTCAATTTTATCCTCGGCGGGTTTATCACCACCCTTTGCTGGCTGTTTGCCACGCTGGTGAGTATCGTCCTGATCTTCACTCTGCCGCTGACCCGCTCCTGCTGGGAGATCACCAAACTCTCGCTGGTGCCTTACGGCAACGAGGCGGTGCACGTGGACGTGCTGCGCCCGGAGAGCAAAAGCGCACTGCTGAATACCGGCGGTACCTTTCTCAATATCTTCTGGCTGATCTTCTTCGGCTGGTGGCTCTGCCTGACCCATATCTCTACCGGCATCGTACAGTGCATCAGCATCATCGGCATTCCGGTGGGCCTCGCCAATTTTAAAATCGCCGCTATCGCGCTCTGGCCGGTCGGTCGCCGCGTGGTCTCGGTTGAAGAAGCGCGCGCCGCGCGCGACGCCAACGCCCGTCGGCGCTACTGAGGCAACGATATGATGTCGAAAGCCTTGCCGGGCTGGCGCAACTATCTCTTTAACAGCAGCTGGCGCTATCTGTTTCGCATCTTTCTGGCGCTGACCGGCTGCGCGGCGGTGCCCTGGTGGCTGCATCAGATCGACTGGACCATCCCGCTGACGCTCGGCGTGGTGGCCGCGGCGCTGGCCGATCTCGACGACCGCCTCAGCGGCCGGCTGCGCAATCTGCTGATTACCCTGCTCTGCTTTTGTATCGCATCGGTCTCGGTAGAGCTGCTGTTTCCCCATCCGCTGGCGTTTATGGCCGGGCTCGCCCTCTCCACCTGGG encodes the following:
- a CDS encoding YccF domain-containing protein, which produces MRTVLNILNFILGGFITTLCWLFATLVSIVLIFTLPLTRSCWEITKLSLVPYGNEAVHVDVLRPESKSALLNTGGTFLNIFWLIFFGWWLCLTHISTGIVQCISIIGIPVGLANFKIAAIALWPVGRRVVSVEEARAARDANARRRY